In bacterium, a single genomic region encodes these proteins:
- the hisC gene encoding histidinol-phosphate transaminase, whose protein sequence is MNLNNWFRPNVLKMKGYTPGEQPKKLSVVKLNTNENPYPPSSEVLKAVRQQADFRLRLYPEPTADSLRERLAKVLRWPKDGILVGNGSDEVLSLLFTASVGKGDLVQFPDITYSLYPVLAEIREAKVKEVELEDDWSLDFRKLSPKARLTLWGYPNPPVGNCFPKNEMKAFCKKALGLVLIDEAYVDFAEEDCLDIARACPNVLILRTLSKSFSLAGARLGFALGHPAVIAQLMKVKDSYNVNRVTQAIGLAAFSPAGLADSRKKVKAIQLDRNQLIEDLRNIGFWVADSHANFVLATRAGYPPMEDVYKSLKKRGVLVRYFSHPRLRDSLRITVGTPKEDQRLLVELRKLL, encoded by the coding sequence ATGAATTTAAACAACTGGTTCCGGCCGAACGTCCTGAAGATGAAGGGCTATACCCCTGGGGAACAGCCCAAAAAGCTTTCGGTCGTGAAGCTCAACACCAACGAGAACCCCTATCCTCCTTCCTCGGAGGTCCTGAAGGCCGTCCGGCAACAGGCGGACTTCCGCTTGCGCCTTTACCCGGAACCGACCGCCGATAGCTTGCGGGAACGACTGGCCAAGGTCCTTCGCTGGCCCAAGGACGGGATCTTGGTCGGTAACGGCTCCGATGAGGTCTTGTCCCTTTTGTTCACCGCTTCGGTGGGCAAGGGCGACTTGGTCCAATTCCCGGACATCACCTATAGCCTTTATCCGGTCTTGGCGGAGATCCGGGAAGCCAAGGTCAAAGAGGTCGAGCTGGAAGACGATTGGAGCCTGGATTTCCGGAAGCTTTCCCCCAAGGCCCGTTTGACGCTCTGGGGTTATCCGAATCCCCCGGTCGGGAACTGCTTTCCAAAGAATGAAATGAAGGCCTTCTGCAAGAAAGCCTTGGGCCTGGTCCTGATCGACGAGGCCTATGTGGATTTTGCCGAGGAGGATTGCCTGGACATCGCCAGGGCCTGCCCGAACGTCCTCATTCTCCGCACCTTGTCCAAATCCTTCTCCTTGGCCGGCGCCCGGTTGGGCTTTGCGTTGGGGCATCCGGCGGTCATCGCCCAATTGATGAAGGTGAAGGATTCCTACAATGTGAACCGGGTGACCCAAGCCATCGGCTTGGCGGCCTTCAGTCCCGCCGGGTTGGCCGACTCACGCAAGAAGGTCAAAGCCATCCAGTTGGACCGCAACCAGCTCATCGAGGACCTGCGCAATATTGGGTTTTGGGTGGCGGATAGCCACGCGAATTTTGTCTTGGCGACCCGGGCCGGCTACCCTCCCATGGAGGACGTCTACAAAAGCCTGAAAAAAAGAGGCGTTTTGGTAAGATACTTCTCCCACCCGAGGCTCCGGGACTCGCTCCGGATCACGGTGGGCACGCCGAAAGAGGACCAAAGACTGTTGGTGGAGCTTCGAAAGCTCCTCTGA
- the hisD gene encoding histidinol dehydrogenase: MRILELSKSKDKGSVEKLIRREPLVTLKGVGSRASLTKKVFGKALTPEQAVERIVEDVRKKGDAALFSYTRKLDGFAATPQNIQVTKAEIQKALDHLEYPMEVALRTTIRNVRFFHTKEKPARWFHNGPQMSLGQRWTALDRVGLYVPGGLAAYPSSVIMNVIPAKVAGVKEVIVVTPVKKDGQVNPIVLAAAYFAGADRILKIGGAQAVAALAYGTKSVPAVDKITGPGNLFVALAKRRVFGQVGIDGFPGPSEVLILADGTAPAAWAAADLLAQAEHDEMAMPLMVTTSSSYAKEVAEEVELQLEMLDRRQIASDSLKSRGAILVVKNKKQAEEFANRYAAEHLELLIKDARSWLPNLRHAGALFIGPHSAEAFGDYTAGTNHVLPTGGTARFSSGLSVFDFLKRTNMLEMKKPGVKALGKATVDFANEEGLGAHAQSVLFRMGKSKD, encoded by the coding sequence ATGAGAATTTTGGAACTTTCAAAATCCAAAGATAAGGGTTCGGTCGAGAAGCTTATCCGCCGCGAGCCCTTGGTGACCCTGAAAGGGGTTGGGAGCCGCGCGTCCCTGACCAAGAAGGTCTTCGGGAAAGCTCTGACCCCAGAGCAGGCCGTCGAGCGCATCGTCGAGGACGTCCGCAAGAAGGGCGACGCCGCCCTCTTTTCTTATACCCGCAAACTGGACGGCTTTGCCGCGACCCCTCAGAACATCCAGGTCACGAAGGCCGAGATCCAAAAGGCCCTGGACCACCTCGAATATCCGATGGAAGTGGCCCTTCGCACGACCATCCGCAATGTCCGTTTCTTCCATACGAAGGAAAAGCCCGCCCGTTGGTTCCATAACGGTCCCCAGATGTCCCTGGGGCAACGATGGACGGCCTTGGACCGGGTGGGGCTTTACGTGCCGGGTGGGCTCGCGGCCTATCCCTCATCGGTCATCATGAACGTCATCCCGGCCAAGGTGGCGGGGGTGAAGGAAGTCATCGTGGTCACGCCGGTCAAGAAGGACGGCCAGGTGAACCCCATCGTCCTGGCGGCGGCCTATTTCGCCGGGGCGGACCGCATCCTCAAGATCGGGGGCGCCCAAGCCGTGGCGGCCCTGGCCTATGGCACGAAATCGGTCCCGGCGGTCGATAAGATCACGGGCCCCGGCAATCTTTTCGTGGCCTTGGCCAAACGCCGTGTCTTCGGACAGGTCGGCATCGATGGTTTTCCGGGTCCCAGCGAGGTCCTCATCCTGGCCGATGGCACCGCCCCGGCCGCTTGGGCGGCGGCGGATCTTTTGGCCCAAGCCGAGCACGATGAGATGGCGATGCCCCTGATGGTGACGACCTCTTCTTCCTACGCGAAAGAAGTGGCCGAAGAAGTGGAGTTGCAGTTGGAAATGCTGGACCGGCGCCAGATCGCTTCCGATTCCCTCAAAAGCCGGGGGGCCATCCTGGTGGTCAAGAACAAGAAGCAAGCCGAGGAATTCGCCAATCGCTACGCCGCCGAGCACTTGGAGCTTTTGATCAAGGACGCCCGTTCCTGGCTGCCCAACCTGCGCCACGCGGGGGCCTTGTTCATCGGGCCCCATAGCGCGGAAGCCTTCGGGGATTACACCGCCGGCACCAACCACGTGCTTCCCACGGGGGGCACCGCCCGCTTCTCGTCGGGCTTGTCGGTCTTCGACTTCCTCAAACGGACCAATATGCTCGAGATGAAGAAGCCTGGCGTGAAGGCCTTGGGTAAGGCGACGGTCGATTTCGCCAATGAGGAAGGCCTGGGCGCCCACGCCCAGAGTGTTCTGTTTCGGATGGGCAAGTCCAAAGATTGA